The Streptomyces sp. NBC_00306 sequence GTCGAGGCCCGACTCGTCGCTGGAGTGCTCACGGATCTTGTCGGCGAGACCGTCCAGGTGCTCCTGGTTGGTGACGTCCAGCTCGATGACCGGGGCGGGCTTGGGCAGCCGCTTCGCGATGCGCTCGACGAGGGTGAGGCGGCCGAATCCGGTGAGGATGACCTCCGCGCCCTCCTCCTGGGCCACCTTGGCCGCGTGGAAGGCGATGGAACCGTCCGTGAGGACGCCCGTGACGAGAATGCGCTTGCCGGCGAGGATTCCACTCATGTGATCAGTGACCCATGCCCAATCCGCCGTCAACGGGGATGACGGCTCCAGTGATGTACGAGGCGTCGTCGGAGGCGAGGAAGCGCACCGTGGCGGCGACCTCTTCCGGCTTCGCGTAACGGCCGAGCGGCACCTGCGAGACGATGCCGGCGCGTTGGTCGTCCGTGAGCGCCTGCGTCATGTCGGTGTCGACGAAGCCGGGCGCGACGACGTTGAACGTGATGTTGCGCGAGCCGAGCTCGCGGGCCAGGGACCGGGCGAAGCCGACCAGGCCGGCCTTGGAGGCGGCGTAGTTGGCCTGTCCCGCGGAGCCGAGCAGGCCGACCACCGACGAGATCAGGACGACGCGGCCCTTCCTGGCGCGCAGCATGGCCCGGTTGGCGCGCTTGACGACGCGGAAGGTGCCGGTGAGGTTGGTGTCGAGGACGGCCGTGAAGTCGTCCTCGGACATACGCATCAGCAACTGGTCCCTGGTGACACCGGCGTTGGCCACCAGCACCTCCACCGGACCGTGCTTCTCCTCGATCTCCTTGTAGGCCTGCTCCACCTGCTCGGCGTCGGTGATGTCGCACTTGACGGCCAGGAAGCCGTCCTTCTGCAGGGCGGCGGGATCGCCGGAGCGGTACGTGATCGCGACCTTGTCGCCGGCATCGGCGAACGCGCGGGCGATGGCGAGGCCGATGCCCCGGTTTCCTCCGGTGACGAGAACCGAGCGGCTCAACGGATCACCCTTTCGATAGCGGTCTGGTATGCGAAAACCTATCGGTCCCATCCCCTTCGCGGAGAATCGGGCCCTGACAGCGCCTCGTTCGAGTCACTGTCGGGTCCCTACAGAAAGACGCTGGGCAACGGCCACCCCGGCGCGACATGATCGGGGCGACCCGTCTCGACGACAGGAGACATTTCGTGCCTCATACCATCGACGAAGCCTTCACGGCACTGCCGCTGCGGGCGCTCGCCGACGCGGCGCTCGCCAGGGCGCGGGCGCTCGGCGCCGACCACGCCGACTTCCGCTTCGAGCGCGTACGCAGCGCGGCGTGGCGGCTCCGCGACGCCAAGCCGGCCGGCTCATCGGACACCACGGACCTCGGGTACGCGGTGCGGGTGGTGCACGGCGGCGCCTGGGGCTTCGCCTCGGGGGTCGACATGACCATGGACGGGGCCGCCCGGGTCGCGGGCCAGGCGGTCGCGATGGCGAAGCTGTCGGCGCAGGTGATCGCTGCGGCCGGCTCCGACGAGCGTGTGGAACTTGCGGACGAGCCGGTGCACGCGGAGAAGACGTGGATCTCGGCGTACGAGATCAACCCCTTCGAGGTAGCGGACGAGGAGAAGACCGCGCTGCTCGCCGAGTGGAGCGGGCGCCTGCTGCGGGCGGACGGCGTGGCGCATGTGGACGCCTCGCTGCTCACCGTTCACGAGAACAAGTTCTACGCCGACACCGCTGGCACGGTCACCACACAGCAGCGGGTGCGGCTGCATCCGCAGCTCACCGCGGTCGCCGTGGACGAGACGACCGGTGAGTTCGACTCGATGCGGACCATCGCGCCGCCGGTGGGGCGCGGCTGGGAGTATCTGACCGGCACGGGCTGGGACTGGGACTCCGAGCTGGAGCAGATCCCGGAACTGCTCGCGGAGAAGATGCGTGCCCCCAGCGTGCAGGGCGGCCGCTACGACCTCGTGGTGGACCCCTCGAACCTCTGGCTCACCATCCACGAGTCGATCGGCCACGCCACCGAGCTGGACCGGGCGCTCGGCTACGAGGCGGCGTACGCGGGCACCTCGTTCGCCACCTTCGACAAGCTGGGCAAGCTGGCGTACGGCTCCTCGGTGATGAACGTGACCGGCGACCGCACCGCCGAGCACGGACTCGCCACCATCGGGTACGACGACGAGGGCGTGCAGGCGCAGTCGTGGGACCTGGTCAAGGACGGCACCCTGGTGGGCTACCAACTGGACCGCCGGATCGCGAAGTTGACGGACCTCGGCCGTTCCAACGGCTGTGCGTACGCGGACTCCCCCGCTCATGTGCCGGTCCAGCGGATGGCGAACGTCTCGCTCCAGCCGGCGGCCGGCGGGCTGTCGACGGAGGATCTGATCGGCGGGGTGGAGCGCGGGATCTACGTCGTGGGCGACCGCTCGTGGTCGATCGACATGCAGCGCTACAACTTCCAGTTCACGGGTCAGCGGTTCTTCCGTATCGAGAACGGCCGGCTGGCCGGTCAGCTGCGCGATGTCGCCTACCAGGCGACGACGACGGAGTTCTGGGGTTCGATGGAGCAGGTCGGCGGCCCGCAGACATATGTGCTGGGCGGCGCCTTCAACTGCGGCAAGGCCCAGCCGGGCCAGGTCGCCGCGGTCTCCCACGGCTGCCCCTCCGCCCTGTTCCGCGGTGTGAACATCCTGAACACGACGCAGGAGGCCGGGCGATGAGCGGGCGCGGCACGATCCGCCGGGGGTCCGGGGGTCGTCCCCCGGGCACGCACAGTCTGAACACGACGCAGGAGGCCGGGCGATGAGCGGGCGCGGCACGATCCGCCGGGGCCCCGGGGGGCGTACCCCGGGCACGCACAGTCTCAACACCACGCAGGAGGCCGGACGCTGATGTCGACGAATCGCCACACCAAGCCCCACGAGATCGTCGAGCGCGCGCTCGAGCTGTCCACCGCCGACGGCTGCGTCGTCATCGCCGACGAGCAGTCCTCCGCCAATCTGCGGTGGGCCGGCAACGCCCTCACCACCAACGGCGTCACCCGCGGCCGCACCCTCACGGTGATCGCCACCGTCGACGGCAAGGAGGGCACCGCCTCCGGTGTCGTCTCCCGCTCCGCCGTCACCGCCGCGGACCTCGAACCACTCGTCGGGGCCGCCGAGGAGGCCGCCCGTACGTCCGGTCCGGCCGAGGACGCCCAGCCGCTGGTCTCCGGGGTCGAGGCGTCGCCCGACTTCACCGACGCTCCCGTGGAGACCTCGTCGGCCGTCTTCGGGGACTTCGCGCCGGCGCTGGGCGAAGCGTTCGCCCGCGCCCGGGCCGGCGGGCGGGAGCTGTACGGCTTCGCGAATCACGAGCTGACCAGCACCTATCTCGGCACCTCCAGCGGCCTGCGGCTGCGGCACGACCAGCCGAACGGCACGCTGGAGGTGAACGCCAAGTCCCCGGACCGCTCGCGGTCCGCGTGGGCCGGCCGTTCCACGCGCGACTTCAAAGACGTGGACCCGGCGGCCATGGACGAGGAGCTGGCACAGCGCCTCGGCTGGGCCGAGCGCCGGATCGAGCTGCCGGCAGGACGCTACGAGACCCTGCTGCCGCCCACCGCGGTGGCCGACCTGCTGATCTACCAGCTGTGGTCGTCGACGGCCCGGGACGCGGCCGAGGGCCGTACGGTCTTCTCCAAGCCCGGCGGCGGGACCCGCGTCGGCGAGACGCTCTCCCCCCTGCCGCTGACGCTGCGCAGCGACCCGAACGCGGCGGGCCTGGAGTCGGCGCCGTTCGTGATCGCGCACGCCTCGGGGGACGACGCCTCGGTCTTCGACAACGGTCTGCCGCTGCCGGCGACGCAGTGGGTGCGCGACGGCAAGCTGGAGCATCTCGTGACCACGCGGCACAGTGCCGCCCTGACGGGCCTGCCGGTGGCGCCCGGCGCCGGGAACCTGATCCTGGACGGCGGCGGCGAGCGGTCGCTGGACGAGATGGTCGCGGCGACCGCCCGCGGGCTGCTGCTGACCTGTCTGTGGTACATCCGTGAGGTCGACCCGGCGACGCTGCTGCTCACGGGTCTGACCAGGGACGGCGTCTATCTCGTCGAGAACGGCGAGGTGGTCGGCGAGGTGAACAACTTCCGTTTCAACGAGTCACCGGTCGATCTGCTCTCGCGCACGACGGAGGCGGGCCGGACGGAGAAGACGCTGCCGCGCGAGTGGGGCGACTGGTTCACCCGGGCCGCGATGCCCGCGCTCCGGGTCCCCGATTTCAATATGAGTTCGGTCAGCCAGGGCGTATAACCTCGGAGGCGTCTGTAGGGACAGACGCATTCACCGAAGGAGACGCGAGAGAAGTGACGGACATCGTCGACGAGCTGCAGTGGCGCGGGCTGATCGCCCTGTCCACTGACGAGGACGCATTGCGCAAGGCGTTCGCGGACGGTCCCGTCACGTTCTATTGCGGCTTCGACCCGACCGCACCCAGCCTGCATCTGGGCAATCTGGTCCAGATCCTCACGATGCGCCGGATCCAGCTGGCGGGGAACCGCCCGCTGGGTCTGGTCGGCGGGGCGACGGGTCTGATCGGCGACCCCAAGCCGAACTCCGAGCGCACGCTGAACGCGCCGGAGGTCGTCGCGGGCTGGGTGGACCGGCTGCGGGCGCAGATCGAGCGCTTCCTCGACTTCGACGGCCCGCACGCCGCGACCATGGTCAACAACCTGGACTGGACGTCGGGTCTGTCGGCAATCGACTTCCTGCGGGACGTCGGCAAGTACTTCCGGGTCAACAAGATGATCGCGAAGGAGGCGGTCGCCCGGCGGCTGAACTCGGACGCGGGCATCAGCTACACCGAGTTCAGCTACCAGATCCTTCAGGGCATGGACTTCCTGGAGCTGAACCGGCGGTACGGCTGCACGCTGCAGACCGGCGGCAGCGACCAGTGGGGCAACCTCACCGCGGGGACGGACCTGATCCACCGGGTCGAGCCGGAGGCCGTGGTGCACGCGCTGGCCACCCCGCTGATCACCAAGGCGGACGGCACCAAGTTCGGCAAGACGGAGTCCGGCACGGTCTGGCTGGACGCGGAGCGGACCACGCCCTACGCCTTCTACCAGTTCTGGCTGAACGCGGACGACCGTGACGTCTCCAAGTTCCTGCGGATCTTCAGCTTCCGGTCCCGCGAGGAGATCGAGGAGCTGGAGAAGCTGACGGAGGAGCGTCCGCAGGCGCGCGCCGCCCAGCGCGCGCTCGCGGAGGAGCTGACCACGCTGGTGCACGGAGCCGACGAGTGTGCCGCCGTCGTCAACGCCTCCAAGGCGCTGTTCGGTCAGGGCGATCTGTCCGAGCTCGACGAGCCGACGCTGCGTGCCGCTCTCTCGGAGCTGCCGCACGCCCGGGTCGCCGAGCTGGCGCCGGTCGTCGATCTGTTCGCCGAGGTCGGTCTCGTACCCAGCAAGTCGGCCGCCCGCCGCACCGTGAAGGAGGGCGGGGCCTACGTGAACAACACCAAGGTCACGGCCGAGGACGCGGTCCCCGGCCAGGAGGATCTGCTGCACGGCCGCTGGCTGGTCCTGCGCCGCGGCAAGAAGAACCTCGCCGCCGTCGAGGTGGCCACGGCCTGACACGGCCGCCGGCCGGGCTGTCTGTCAGCCCGGCCGGCGACCGCGGTGCCGAGGGGACCCGTTCCGGGTCAGGCGCGTTCCTTCTTGCTGCCGCGTACCGAGGTGTACGCCATGTCACCGAGGAAGACGATCACGATCGCCGCTCCCAGCTGGAGCGCGTGCCGGCCCCAGTCGATGCCCGGGGTGGCCGCGATGCCGAAGGCACGCGCCAGGGCGTTGCCGATCAGGGCGCCGATGATGCCGAAAATGGTGGTCAGCCAGAGCGGGCTGTGCTGCTTGCCCGGGATGATCGCCTTGGCGATCAGGCCCAGCACGAATCCGACGATGATGGCCCACAACCAGCCCATGGCTGCCTCCTTGTCAGGCTCTGCGAGCAGGTACGCCGCCAGTCTCGGCCCATCCCGCATACCGCGCATGTCGGGCGACGCCATCCGTGCACGGCACCCGGCATCGCCCTGCGCGCGTCCACCCGACCCCCTCTCGTAGCCGACGGAACGGCGGCGTACCGTGGACGGGGTCAGGACCAGGGAGCGTCCGGCAGGGAAATCGGGTGGTGATCGTGATGCGGAAGCAGACGAACGCAGAGGTCTTCCGGATCACCGGGGCCCGGCAGGGTCTTGCCGACGATGTCCGCGGACGGCAGCGGCGTTATGTGATCTCGATGTCGGTACGGACCATTTCCGTGATTCTCGCCGCCACCTTGTGGAATGTGGAACGTCATGTGGCGATCGTGGCCCTCGTGCTCGGCATCCTCCTGCCCTATGTGGCCGTCGTGATCGCCAACGCGGGCCGTGAGAACGCCCCTTCGATGCCGTCGACGTACGTGCCCGCACCGTCGCGGCCGATGCTCCCGCCTCCCGCGACGACCTCCTCGACGACCTCTTCGGCGAGCTCTTCGGCGAGCGCCTCGGCGGAATCCGAGGCCGGTGCGGGGCCCTTTGCGAAAGAGACTCCGGAGCGCGAACGGGGCTGAATTCCCCGGGCTTGCCAAGCTCAGGAAAAGCTCAGATCAATCATGAAGTTCCGGTGCCTCGCACCCCGTTACCCGTGACATACTTCGTACGCGCTCCGCATCCCCCGTCGGAGCGACGGACCGACGCCGGGCAGCTCCCCCCGTGGCTGCTCGGCGTCGCCTTTGTGAGGGCACGGTGGGGGACAATGATCCGGTGAGTGACGAGACCCCGATCTGTTCCGCCAAGGGCTGCCGTACGGCAGCGGTGTGGGTGCTGGCGTGGAACAACCCGAAGCTGCACACACCGGACCGCCGCAAGACCTGGCTCGCGTGCGACGAACACCGTGAGCATCTGTCCCACTTCCTCGACCTGCGCGGCTTCCTCAAGGACGTCGTGACGCTCGAGGAGTGGGAACGGAACGCCGGAGCGGCCGGCGAGCGCTGAGAGCCTGTCGGGTGACCTCTGAGGCTCAGCCGCCGATCGCCGACATGGGGCGGTCGGGCTGGAGGAACGAGGGGTCGTCGAGACCCGAGCCGGCCTTCTTGCCCCACATGGCCAGCCGCCACAGCCGGGCGACCTCCTCGTCGGGCGCGTCCGAGCGCAGCGCGGCACGCAGGTCCGTCTCCTCGCGGGCGAACAGACAGGTGCGGACCTGGCCGTCGGCGGTGAGCCGGGTGCGGTCGCAGGCGCGGCAGAACGGGCGGGTGACGGAGGCGATGACGCCGACGCGATGCGGTCCGCCGTCCACCAGCCAGCGCTCCGCGGGCGCCGAGCCGCGCTCGCCGTCGTCCTCGGCGGTGAGCGTGAAGCGGGTGCGCAGGGACTCCAGGATGTCACCGGCGGTGATCATGCCGTCGCGCTTCCAGCCGTGCTGGGCGTCCAGCGGCATCTGCTCGATGAAGCGCAGTTCGTAGTCGTGCTCCACGGCCCAGGCGAGGAGGTCGGGTGCCTCGTCGTCGTTGAGGCCCGGCATGAGCACGGTGTTCACCTTGACCGGGGTCAGGCCCGCGTCCCGGGCGGCCTCCAGGCCGTCGAGGACGTCGCGGTGCCGGTCGCGGCGGGTCAGCGTCTTGAAGACATCGGGGCGCAGGGTGTCCAGCGAGACGTTGACGCGGTCCAGGCCCGCTGCCTTGAGCGCGGCGGCCGTGCGCTTGAGTCCGATGCCGTTGGTGGTCAGCGACATCCGGGGGCGGGGCTCCAGGGCCGCGCAGCGCTCCACGATCCCCACCAGGCCGGGCCGCAGCAGCGGCTCGCCGCCGGTGAACCGGACCTCGGTGATACCGAGGGTGGTCACGGCGATACGGATGAGGCGGACGATCTCGTCGTCGCTGAGCAGATCGGGCTTGGCGAGCCACTGCAGTCCCTCTTCGGGCATGCAGTAGGTGCAGCGCAGATTGCACCGGTCGGTCAGGGAAACGCGCAGGTCCGTAGCCACACGGTCAAAGGTGTCGATGAGCACTGTGGGCCCCCTCCCCGGAACGGAACGGATCTGTCTGGATCTGTTGTGCGGATCTCTCTGTTGTCGAGCCTACGTCAGGGCTGTGACATCGGTAGGGGCCCGATTGTCACGAGGTACGACGCGGCCGCGTCGTAGGACTCTACGACGCGGCCGCGCTGTGGACCCGTACAACCGTCCGTACGGGAACCGGATCAGTGGGCTCCGGTTCCGGTGAGGGACTTGACCTCCAGCTCCGCGTACTTGCCCTTGTCGGGCTCCTCCTTGGAGAGCAGCGAGCCGACCCAGCCGAGCAGGAAGCCCAGCGGGATGGACACGAGGCCGGGGTTCTCCAGCGGGAACCAGTAGAAGTCGAGGTTCTTGAACATCGACGTGGGCTTGCCGGAGACGACCGGCGAGAAGAGCACCAGGACCACGGAGGCGGTCAGACCGCCGTAGATGGACCACAGGGCGCCCTGAGTGGTGAACCTCTTCCAGAACAGGCTGTAGAGGATCGTGGGCAGGTTCGCCGACGCGGCGACCGCGAAGGCGAGGGCGACGAGTCCGGCGACGTTGAGGTCGCGGGCGAGCGCACCGAGGCCGATGGAGACGACACCGATGGCGACCGTCGCCCAGCGGGCCGCGCGGACCTCTTCCTTCTCGGTGGCCTGTCCCTTGCGGATGACGTTGGCGTAGATGTCGTGCGCGAAGGACGAGGACGAGGCGAGCGTCAGTCCCGCGACCACGGCGAGGATGGTGGCGAAGGCGACCGCGGAGAT is a genomic window containing:
- a CDS encoding TldD/PmbA family protein; the encoded protein is MIGATRLDDRRHFVPHTIDEAFTALPLRALADAALARARALGADHADFRFERVRSAAWRLRDAKPAGSSDTTDLGYAVRVVHGGAWGFASGVDMTMDGAARVAGQAVAMAKLSAQVIAAAGSDERVELADEPVHAEKTWISAYEINPFEVADEEKTALLAEWSGRLLRADGVAHVDASLLTVHENKFYADTAGTVTTQQRVRLHPQLTAVAVDETTGEFDSMRTIAPPVGRGWEYLTGTGWDWDSELEQIPELLAEKMRAPSVQGGRYDLVVDPSNLWLTIHESIGHATELDRALGYEAAYAGTSFATFDKLGKLAYGSSVMNVTGDRTAEHGLATIGYDDEGVQAQSWDLVKDGTLVGYQLDRRIAKLTDLGRSNGCAYADSPAHVPVQRMANVSLQPAAGGLSTEDLIGGVERGIYVVGDRSWSIDMQRYNFQFTGQRFFRIENGRLAGQLRDVAYQATTTEFWGSMEQVGGPQTYVLGGAFNCGKAQPGQVAAVSHGCPSALFRGVNILNTTQEAGR
- the fabG gene encoding 3-oxoacyl-[acyl-carrier-protein] reductase, producing the protein MSRSVLVTGGNRGIGLAIARAFADAGDKVAITYRSGDPAALQKDGFLAVKCDITDAEQVEQAYKEIEEKHGPVEVLVANAGVTRDQLLMRMSEDDFTAVLDTNLTGTFRVVKRANRAMLRARKGRVVLISSVVGLLGSAGQANYAASKAGLVGFARSLARELGSRNITFNVVAPGFVDTDMTQALTDDQRAGIVSQVPLGRYAKPEEVAATVRFLASDDASYITGAVIPVDGGLGMGH
- a CDS encoding TldD/PmbA family protein encodes the protein MSTNRHTKPHEIVERALELSTADGCVVIADEQSSANLRWAGNALTTNGVTRGRTLTVIATVDGKEGTASGVVSRSAVTAADLEPLVGAAEEAARTSGPAEDAQPLVSGVEASPDFTDAPVETSSAVFGDFAPALGEAFARARAGGRELYGFANHELTSTYLGTSSGLRLRHDQPNGTLEVNAKSPDRSRSAWAGRSTRDFKDVDPAAMDEELAQRLGWAERRIELPAGRYETLLPPTAVADLLIYQLWSSTARDAAEGRTVFSKPGGGTRVGETLSPLPLTLRSDPNAAGLESAPFVIAHASGDDASVFDNGLPLPATQWVRDGKLEHLVTTRHSAALTGLPVAPGAGNLILDGGGERSLDEMVAATARGLLLTCLWYIREVDPATLLLTGLTRDGVYLVENGEVVGEVNNFRFNESPVDLLSRTTEAGRTEKTLPREWGDWFTRAAMPALRVPDFNMSSVSQGV
- a CDS encoding DUF3099 domain-containing protein; this encodes MRKQTNAEVFRITGARQGLADDVRGRQRRYVISMSVRTISVILAATLWNVERHVAIVALVLGILLPYVAVVIANAGRENAPSMPSTYVPAPSRPMLPPPATTSSTTSSASSSASASAESEAGAGPFAKETPERERG
- the tyrS gene encoding tyrosine--tRNA ligase, which encodes MTDIVDELQWRGLIALSTDEDALRKAFADGPVTFYCGFDPTAPSLHLGNLVQILTMRRIQLAGNRPLGLVGGATGLIGDPKPNSERTLNAPEVVAGWVDRLRAQIERFLDFDGPHAATMVNNLDWTSGLSAIDFLRDVGKYFRVNKMIAKEAVARRLNSDAGISYTEFSYQILQGMDFLELNRRYGCTLQTGGSDQWGNLTAGTDLIHRVEPEAVVHALATPLITKADGTKFGKTESGTVWLDAERTTPYAFYQFWLNADDRDVSKFLRIFSFRSREEIEELEKLTEERPQARAAQRALAEELTTLVHGADECAAVVNASKALFGQGDLSELDEPTLRAALSELPHARVAELAPVVDLFAEVGLVPSKSAARRTVKEGGAYVNNTKVTAEDAVPGQEDLLHGRWLVLRRGKKNLAAVEVATA
- a CDS encoding GlsB/YeaQ/YmgE family stress response membrane protein — its product is MGWLWAIIVGFVLGLIAKAIIPGKQHSPLWLTTIFGIIGALIGNALARAFGIAATPGIDWGRHALQLGAAIVIVFLGDMAYTSVRGSKKERA
- the moaA gene encoding GTP 3',8-cyclase MoaA, with translation MLIDTFDRVATDLRVSLTDRCNLRCTYCMPEEGLQWLAKPDLLSDDEIVRLIRIAVTTLGITEVRFTGGEPLLRPGLVGIVERCAALEPRPRMSLTTNGIGLKRTAAALKAAGLDRVNVSLDTLRPDVFKTLTRRDRHRDVLDGLEAARDAGLTPVKVNTVLMPGLNDDEAPDLLAWAVEHDYELRFIEQMPLDAQHGWKRDGMITAGDILESLRTRFTLTAEDDGERGSAPAERWLVDGGPHRVGVIASVTRPFCRACDRTRLTADGQVRTCLFAREETDLRAALRSDAPDEEVARLWRLAMWGKKAGSGLDDPSFLQPDRPMSAIGG